One window of Papaver somniferum cultivar HN1 chromosome 9, ASM357369v1, whole genome shotgun sequence genomic DNA carries:
- the LOC113309973 gene encoding GDSL esterase/lipase 7-like has protein sequence MELSYFSSMSILSFLCLTLLLGGKAGASIAPALYLFGGSSLDSGNNNFLQTKAKANYPPYGVDFLGGATGRYTNGPTTGDFIATQLGLPYPPAYLSLSEIQRRNIITGMNYASGSSGILPETGTALGDNLSLDEQISFFQRTVKNDLPHIFRTPEVLSLYLSKSIFIITSGPNDYLNNYLQPQFYNTSKTNPPQQFANLLLDTLGRQLTTIFNNGGRKFVVYGIGALGCLPVVLANVNPKPTTPCAENVNNLVKIFNNGLAAKLQQLTSSLEGSTFVLADTYTDTYAQFQDPVKYGFSEGRTPCCAVGDLGICLPGQQPCTDRNDHLYYDGIHPVQRVNYQFARNCFSGSTVCTPINIRQLAFKL, from the exons ATGGAGTTATCTTACTTCTCCTCCATGTCCAttctttcttttctctgtttAACCCTACTGTTGGGAGGAAAAGCTGGCGCTTCTATTGCACCAGCTTTATACCTTTTTGGTGGCTCATCTTTAGACAGTGGAAACAATAATTTCCTACAGACTAAAGCTAAAGCAAATTACCCTCCATATGGAGTTGATTTTCTAGGCGGAGCAACTGGAAGATATACAAATGGTCCAACCACCGGAGATTTCATAG CAACGCAACTCGGATTACCTTATCCGCCAGCATACTTGAGTCTATCAGAGATTCAGAGACGAAACATCATTACTGGCATGAACTATGCGTCAGGTTCTTCTGGAATTCTCCCCGAAACAGGAACGGCACTG GGAGACAATTTATCTCTAGATGAGCAGATCAGTTTCTTCCAAAGGACAGTGAAAAATGATTTGCCGCATATTTTCAGAACCCCAGAAGTTCTTTCGCTTTACTTGTCTAAGTCTATCTTTATTATTACAAGTGGTCCTAATGACTATCTCAACAACTATCTGCAACCGCAGTTCTACAACacaagcaaaactaatcctccTCAACAATTTGCTAACCTCTTATTAGACACTCTTGGACGACAATTGACA ACGATATTCAATAATGGAGGAAGAAAATTTGTAGTTTATGGTATTGGTGCTTTGGGATGCTTACCGGTTGTACTAGCCAACGTTAATCCGAAGCCAACAACTCCTTGTGCAGAAAATGTGAATAATTTGGTTAAGATTTTCAACAATGGACTTGCAGCCAAGCTACAACAGCTTACTTCTAGCTTAGAAGGCTCCACATTCGTCCTCGCTGATACTTACACAGACACCTATGCTCAGTTCCAAGATCCTGTTAAATATG GATTTTCCGAGGGAAGAACACCGTGCTGTGCAGTAGGAGACTTAGGAATATGCCTTCCTGGACAACAACCGTGCACTGACAGAAATGATCATCTATACTATGACGGGATTCATCCAGTTCAACGAGTAAATTACCAATTTGCAAGAAATTGCTTCAGTGGCTCAACTGTGTGCACCCCGATTAATATTCGACAGTTAGCATTTAAGCTATGA
- the LOC113308846 gene encoding serine/threonine-protein kinase PBL27-like, with amino-acid sequence MFAYLSQFFRYCGSSSSFAAGHTAVTKFEFQELAVATKNFAPESLLGEGEYGSTFEGCLKSSEQVVAVKQVNKEMIIGVYRSTFLKIHIRSLLHHPNIVDMTGYCIDGNQMYFVHDFMPLGSLTGYLHDKKPLDWNTRMKIAAGAAKGIKYLHDESVIHGNIKPSNILLCEGYHPKLSDILGFKERIPEPDECNQARWQLMIIRQSYRHAPEFYFNLKLTQSFDIYSFGLVLLELISGCMADIKPSLIEWVKCKLVGGEEFTAVADPLLKGHYPEQGLYQTLSLAAECLQIKDVTRPRIGSVVNVLSNLASEIYDPNAIQIDRAGTLTIGKIEKERLTEQWQHIRCFSH; translated from the exons ATGTTTGCGTATTTATCTCAATTTTTTAGATATTGTGGAAGCTCCAGTAGTTTTGCTGCGGGTCATACTGCTGTCACTAAGTTTGAGTTTCAGGAACTTGCTGTCGCCACAAAGAATTTTGCACCAGAATCCCTTTTGGGTGAGGGAGAATACGGGAGTACATTCGAAGGTTGCTTAAAGAGCAGTGAACAG GTAGTTGCAGTTAAACAAGTTAACAAGGAAATGATAATTGGCGTCTACCGGTCAACGTTTTTGAAAATTCATATACGTAGCCTCTTACACCATCCTAACATAGTGGATATGACCGGTTACTGCATTGACGGAAACCAGATGTATTTTGTTCACGACTTCATGCCATTGGGATCCTTAACGGGCTATTTGCATG ATAAGAAGCCTCTGGACTGGAATACGAGGATGAAAATTGCAGCTGGTGCAGCTAAAGGAATAAAATACTTGCATGATGAATCAGTAATTCATGGAAATATCAAACCCTCCAACATTCTCCTATGCGAAGGATATCACCCTAAACTGTCAGATATCCTCGGGTTCAAGGAACGGATACCAGAACCTGACGAGTGTAACCAAGCAAGGTGGCAACTCATGATCATCCGTCAGTCTTATCGCCATGCACCAGAATTTTATTTCAATTTGAAACTCACCCAATCATTCGACATCTACAGTTTTGGCTTAGTCTTGCTAGAACTGATTTCAGGGTGCATGGCAGATATTAAGCCTAGTCTCATCGAATGG GTAAAATGTAAACTGGTGGGCGGTGAGGAATTCACTGCGGTGGCTGATCCACTACTAAAAGGCCATTATCCAGAGCAAGGCCTGTACCAAACTCTTTCTCTTGCAGCCGAGTGTTTACAAATCAAAGATGTCACTCGGCCTCGTATAGGATCTGTTGTGAATGTTCTATCAAATTTAGCTTCTGAAATTTATGACCCAAATGCTATCCAAATTGATCGAGCAGGCACGTTAACAATCGGCAAGATTGAGAAAGAAAGACTAACTGAGCAGTGGCAGCATATCCGGTGTTTTAGTCATTAA